A genomic segment from Leptospira yasudae encodes:
- a CDS encoding D-glycero-alpha-D-manno-heptose-1,7-bisphosphate 7-phosphatase: protein MSVQFVNKALFLDRDGIINEETNYVHKIEEVIFVDGIFDLTKVAKSKGYRIFVITNQAGIARGYYSIRDFMNLSGWMKKEFIKNGSSLDHIYFCPFHPEHGTESFKKESILRKPNPGMILKAQKRFFLSLEDSVLIGDRYTDYLAGKSAGVGTNLILTEKEDELRFVPAQSRIQSLNEAILYL from the coding sequence ATGTCTGTCCAATTCGTAAACAAAGCCTTGTTTTTGGATCGAGACGGAATCATCAATGAGGAAACAAATTACGTCCATAAAATCGAAGAAGTCATTTTCGTAGATGGGATTTTCGATTTAACAAAAGTCGCAAAATCTAAGGGCTATAGAATTTTTGTTATTACGAATCAAGCAGGTATTGCACGAGGATATTATTCGATTCGGGATTTTATGAATCTGAGTGGATGGATGAAAAAAGAATTTATAAAAAACGGTTCTTCGTTGGACCATATTTATTTTTGTCCATTTCACCCGGAGCACGGAACGGAGAGTTTTAAAAAAGAAAGTATATTAAGAAAACCGAATCCTGGAATGATACTCAAAGCCCAGAAACGTTTTTTTTTAAGTTTAGAGGACTCGGTATTGATCGGGGATCGATATACGGATTATCTTGCAGGAAAATCCGCGGGAGTAGGGACAAATTTGATTTTGACCGAAAAGGAAGATGAACTTCGTTTCGTTCCCGCCCAATCAAGAATCCAATCCTTAAACGAGGCGATTTTGTATCTTTAA
- a CDS encoding N-acetyl sugar amidotransferase has protein sequence MKYCKICLQPDTRVNDTFSETGNCSACENHFSQRNVNYLERFDILKEIISKYPRNKGKHFDCIIGVSGGKDSTRQAIWVRDKLKLKPLLICLSYPPEQVSELGVKNISNLINLGFDVVYSAPAPGVWKQLMREAFLRFANWAKSTELALYSSVPKTALAYEVPLIFIGENQSLRDRKTILPDRPWEYNNLMSMNTLAGGDLSWMRESGFSEQDLIAYGFPDASEVKSGNLNVIDLGWFIGDWDNLGNAKFSTAYGIGIREDSIENIGDPMGASALDEDWVTLNQMIKFFKFGFGKVTDYVNEDIRAGRMTREKAIPIVEAFDGACSANYIESFCEYIDIGVDRFWETVLSNVNRNLFEVDSSRKVRRKYKVGVGL, from the coding sequence ATGAAATATTGTAAAATATGTCTACAGCCCGATACGAGGGTAAACGATACCTTTTCAGAGACAGGAAACTGTTCCGCATGTGAGAATCATTTTTCGCAGAGGAACGTTAACTACTTGGAACGCTTCGATATACTGAAGGAAATCATTTCGAAGTATCCGAGGAATAAAGGGAAACATTTCGATTGTATCATCGGAGTGAGCGGGGGTAAAGATAGCACGCGTCAAGCGATTTGGGTACGTGATAAACTAAAGTTAAAACCGCTTTTAATCTGTTTGAGCTATCCGCCGGAACAGGTAAGTGAACTTGGTGTTAAAAACATTTCTAATCTAATTAATTTAGGATTTGATGTCGTGTATTCAGCGCCAGCTCCCGGTGTTTGGAAACAGTTGATGAGAGAGGCGTTTTTGCGTTTTGCGAATTGGGCAAAATCAACCGAACTCGCTTTATATAGTTCCGTCCCGAAAACTGCCTTGGCTTACGAAGTTCCTTTAATTTTCATTGGAGAGAATCAGAGTTTAAGAGATAGAAAGACGATCTTACCGGATCGTCCTTGGGAATACAATAATCTGATGTCGATGAACACACTCGCAGGAGGCGATTTGTCATGGATGCGGGAGTCCGGTTTCTCGGAGCAAGATTTGATCGCTTACGGCTTTCCGGATGCCTCCGAAGTGAAATCGGGAAATCTCAATGTGATAGATTTGGGCTGGTTTATCGGAGATTGGGATAACCTTGGTAACGCTAAATTTTCTACCGCTTACGGAATTGGGATTCGAGAAGATAGTATCGAAAATATCGGCGACCCGATGGGAGCGAGCGCTCTCGACGAGGATTGGGTAACACTCAATCAGATGATTAAGTTTTTTAAATTCGGATTCGGTAAGGTTACGGATTATGTGAACGAGGACATCCGTGCTGGCAGAATGACTAGGGAAAAAGCTATTCCAATCGTGGAAGCTTTCGACGGTGCGTGTTCCGCAAATTACATCGAGAGTTTTTGCGAATATATCGATATCGGAGTGGATCGATTCTGGGAGACTGTACTCTCGAACGTGAACCGTAATCTTTTCGAAGTGGATTCGTCGCGGAAAGTTCGCCGCAAATATAAAGTTGGTGTAGGACTTTGA
- a CDS encoding D-sedoheptulose-7-phosphate isomerase: protein MTNISAIQTIIKDSISTKEKILNSSETLNAIYDLSHLCLKSLKAGGKIIFAGNGGSFADSQHLAAEFISRLQFDRDPLPSVALGTNSSSTTAIGNDYGYDQVFVRELKAIANPGDVYIPISTSGNSKNILETIPVAKAKALEIVGWTGQGGGKLSEMIDCIKVPSSRTERIQECHIMIGHIVCGLVETGYFGKQL, encoded by the coding sequence ATGACAAACATTTCCGCAATTCAAACAATCATCAAAGATTCCATTTCTACAAAGGAAAAGATTCTAAATTCTTCGGAAACTCTAAATGCGATTTACGATCTATCGCACTTATGTTTGAAATCTCTAAAGGCAGGCGGAAAGATAATTTTTGCCGGAAACGGAGGAAGTTTTGCCGATTCTCAACACTTAGCGGCGGAGTTCATCTCGCGATTACAATTTGATCGGGACCCATTGCCATCGGTAGCTTTAGGGACTAATAGCTCTTCAACAACGGCTATAGGTAATGATTACGGTTACGATCAAGTTTTTGTGCGAGAGCTGAAGGCAATTGCGAATCCGGGTGACGTATATATTCCAATTTCAACAAGCGGAAACAGTAAGAATATCTTAGAGACGATTCCGGTCGCGAAAGCAAAAGCATTGGAGATTGTCGGTTGGACTGGTCAAGGCGGTGGGAAGCTTAGTGAGATGATCGATTGTATTAAAGTTCCCTCCAGTCGGACTGAGAGAATTCAAGAATGTCATATTATGATCGGGCATATTGTTTGTGGTTTGGTGGAAACCGGATATTTCGGAAAGCAATTATGA
- the hisH gene encoding imidazole glycerol phosphate synthase subunit HisH, whose protein sequence is MKRIKVAILDYEVGNHSSVKNCLDRLGLIANVTSDVSELQKADLLMLPGVGAFNTAMSNLSRLRLVDYLKNWVSEGRPLLGICLGMQILSLSSTEGHWEKGLEMISGNVRSLSDQNGFHIGWNEINLTQPDSFFSKFQGGSFYFNHSYAFEADSEGVVCETKYERVFPSIVKHGMVVGLQFHPEKSQDLGKDLLSSLIREMVHGI, encoded by the coding sequence TTGAAAAGAATCAAAGTGGCAATTTTGGATTATGAGGTCGGAAATCACAGTTCTGTGAAGAATTGTTTGGATCGACTGGGTTTAATCGCGAATGTTACAAGCGATGTTTCGGAATTACAAAAGGCGGATCTTTTAATGCTACCTGGAGTCGGTGCATTTAATACTGCGATGTCGAATCTAAGCCGACTTCGGCTCGTTGACTATTTAAAAAATTGGGTTTCCGAAGGCAGACCTCTCCTCGGAATCTGTTTGGGAATGCAGATCCTTTCCTTGTCTTCTACCGAAGGTCATTGGGAGAAGGGTTTGGAAATGATTTCCGGGAATGTAAGATCTCTTTCAGATCAAAATGGTTTTCATATCGGGTGGAATGAAATCAATCTTACCCAGCCGGACTCTTTTTTTTCAAAATTTCAAGGTGGTTCTTTTTACTTTAATCATTCATATGCATTTGAAGCGGATTCGGAAGGAGTGGTTTGCGAAACTAAGTATGAAAGAGTTTTTCCTTCGATCGTAAAACACGGAATGGTCGTGGGCCTGCAGTTTCACCCCGAAAAAAGTCAGGATCTTGGAAAAGATCTTCTTTCGAGTCTGATACGCGAGATGGTTCATGGGATTTAA
- a CDS encoding N-acetyl sugar amidotransferase, with the protein MNIREIKFCKRCLYTTDHPFGLVLDHEGICSGCRIHEEKDKIDWEERKSKVLEIVEPFRSKSGKNYDCIVPVSGGYDSYYTVHLVKNILGLHPLLVTYNKYYNTPTGIWNLSNLRRKFNLDILIQNVNPESVKRIVRRTFAEYGSIYWHCIAGQTVFPVQTSIRYRIPLVIWGAHQGLEQVGMFSHLHEVEMSRRYRKDHDLFGVEADDMLSIFGSITEEDIWQYRYPDDFDLHSNGTRGIYLGNYFRWDPKAQHEEMIRLYDYRTATFSRTFDQYDFVDCFNYMNLHDLLKLYKTGYSKVTDHATREIRHGRITREEGIRLVLNYENREIESRSIFQDWLGLDPLSTQFLMDRHRNLNFWEETGYRKWQFTGPSTFFSSTSSQNSEIRYISNPGQENKNQYITIGKGYP; encoded by the coding sequence ATGAATATTAGAGAAATTAAATTTTGTAAACGGTGTTTGTATACAACCGACCATCCATTCGGCTTAGTATTGGATCATGAAGGTATCTGTTCTGGATGTAGAATCCACGAAGAGAAGGACAAGATCGACTGGGAGGAACGAAAGTCCAAAGTTTTAGAGATCGTCGAACCGTTTCGAAGTAAGTCCGGAAAAAATTACGATTGTATCGTTCCCGTTTCCGGCGGTTACGATTCCTACTATACAGTACATCTTGTAAAAAACATACTCGGACTTCATCCTTTACTCGTTACATATAATAAGTATTACAACACTCCGACGGGAATATGGAATTTATCCAATCTGAGAAGAAAGTTCAATCTTGACATTCTGATTCAGAATGTAAATCCGGAATCGGTCAAAAGAATAGTAAGACGAACCTTTGCTGAATACGGATCCATTTATTGGCATTGTATAGCGGGACAAACCGTTTTTCCAGTGCAGACTTCCATTCGTTATCGAATTCCGCTCGTAATTTGGGGTGCTCACCAAGGTTTGGAGCAAGTCGGAATGTTTTCCCATTTACACGAAGTGGAAATGTCCCGACGCTATCGGAAAGATCACGATCTTTTCGGAGTAGAAGCGGACGATATGTTGAGCATTTTCGGAAGCATTACGGAGGAAGATATTTGGCAATATCGGTATCCTGATGATTTTGATTTACACTCGAACGGAACTCGTGGAATTTATTTAGGGAATTATTTTAGATGGGATCCGAAAGCTCAACACGAAGAGATGATCCGTCTCTATGATTATCGCACCGCTACATTTAGTAGAACTTTCGATCAGTATGATTTCGTTGATTGTTTCAATTACATGAATTTACACGATCTTTTAAAGTTATATAAGACTGGTTATTCAAAGGTGACCGATCATGCAACTCGAGAGATCCGACACGGTCGAATTACGAGGGAAGAAGGCATTCGATTGGTTCTCAATTATGAAAACCGGGAGATTGAGTCGCGTAGTATTTTTCAGGACTGGCTGGGCCTTGACCCATTATCAACTCAATTTCTTATGGATAGACATCGAAATCTGAATTTTTGGGAAGAGACTGGTTATAGAAAATGGCAATTTACTGGACCTTCTACTTTCTTTTCTTCTACTTCTTCACAAAATTCGGAAATTCGATATATTTCGAATCCAGGTCAAGAGAATAAAAATCAATATATAACAATTGGGAAAGGTTATCCTTAA
- a CDS encoding N-acetylneuraminate synthase family protein, with product MIQIGNHSIGNGKTFIIAEIGNNHNGDLKKAFELVDIAVSVGADCAKFQMRHLDQVYRKRSLEKSGEDLGTEYILDLLQRFELNKEDHRKIAEYCQKKGILYLCTPWDPASVSVLESFPVPGYKVASADLTNVFLLNALAETKKPLILSTGMSRTEEILFTKQYLDSKNVPFVFLHCNSTYPAPLHDINLKWMNQLKEFHPYFGYSGHERGIAVTLGAVALGAMVIERHLTLDRKMEGPDHAASLEEKEFKTLIEGIRDIEQAIGTSNYERALSQGEMINRENLAKSLVAARDLKKGTILTQDDIRVLSPGQGLSPQSYEKLLGRSLRREMRAEDFFFPSDLQDIRIEPKQYKFSRPWGVPVRYHDFIEYYSRVKPDLFEFHLSYSDMELNPSDFLKGTYDCDFVMHAPELFQGSHLMDLATPDDDYRKISIQETQRVIDITRSLKQFFPKTHRPLIVANIGGISMDANIDKKLLPDYYRRFGESLKELDTEGVEIIPQTMAPFPWHFGGQRYQNIFVHIQEIEEWCAKLNLRMCYDVSHTMLTCNNFGYDFYDFSKRIAPFSAHIHMGDAKGLNGEGLQVGDGDIDFPRLGKIFAKYAPKASFIPEIWQGHKNGGEGFWIGLERLEGIL from the coding sequence ATGATACAAATTGGAAATCATTCGATCGGAAATGGAAAAACGTTCATCATTGCCGAGATCGGTAATAACCACAATGGGGATTTAAAGAAAGCTTTTGAGTTAGTCGATATCGCCGTTTCTGTGGGAGCCGATTGCGCGAAATTTCAAATGAGACATTTGGATCAGGTTTATCGAAAGCGAAGTTTGGAAAAGTCGGGAGAAGACCTTGGAACGGAATATATTCTTGATCTACTACAAAGATTCGAATTAAACAAAGAGGATCATCGGAAGATCGCTGAATACTGCCAAAAAAAAGGAATTTTGTATCTCTGTACGCCTTGGGATCCTGCCAGTGTTTCTGTATTGGAATCTTTTCCTGTACCCGGATATAAAGTCGCTTCTGCCGATCTAACGAACGTCTTTCTGTTAAACGCTCTCGCCGAGACGAAAAAACCTTTGATTCTTTCCACCGGAATGAGTAGAACAGAAGAGATACTGTTTACGAAACAATATCTGGATTCTAAAAATGTGCCTTTCGTTTTTTTACATTGCAACAGCACGTATCCCGCACCGTTACATGATATTAATCTTAAATGGATGAATCAATTGAAGGAATTTCATCCGTATTTCGGTTATTCGGGTCATGAAAGAGGAATTGCCGTTACTTTAGGCGCAGTTGCATTGGGGGCGATGGTCATTGAGCGTCATCTCACGTTAGATCGAAAAATGGAAGGTCCTGATCACGCAGCAAGTTTGGAAGAAAAAGAATTCAAAACTTTGATTGAAGGGATTCGAGATATCGAGCAGGCGATCGGAACTTCGAATTACGAAAGAGCGTTGAGTCAAGGGGAGATGATCAATCGCGAAAATTTAGCCAAAAGCCTCGTGGCCGCTAGAGATTTAAAGAAGGGGACCATATTAACACAAGACGATATTCGTGTGTTAAGTCCCGGTCAGGGACTTTCGCCGCAGAGCTATGAAAAATTGTTAGGTAGATCCTTACGAAGAGAAATGCGTGCGGAAGATTTCTTCTTCCCGTCGGATCTTCAGGATATCCGAATTGAACCGAAACAGTATAAATTCTCACGCCCTTGGGGAGTCCCGGTGCGCTATCATGATTTTATCGAATATTATTCGCGGGTGAAACCGGACTTATTCGAATTTCATCTTTCCTATTCCGATATGGAACTGAATCCTTCGGATTTCTTGAAAGGAACGTACGATTGTGATTTCGTGATGCATGCCCCTGAGCTTTTTCAAGGCAGTCATCTTATGGATCTCGCGACTCCGGATGACGATTACAGAAAAATCTCCATTCAAGAAACCCAAAGAGTAATTGATATTACTCGATCTTTAAAACAATTTTTTCCGAAAACGCATCGGCCATTGATCGTAGCTAACATTGGCGGTATCTCGATGGATGCAAATATCGATAAGAAACTCTTGCCTGATTACTATAGAAGATTCGGCGAAAGTTTAAAGGAGTTGGATACCGAAGGTGTTGAAATTATACCGCAAACGATGGCCCCTTTTCCTTGGCATTTTGGTGGCCAACGATATCAGAACATTTTCGTTCATATCCAGGAAATCGAAGAATGGTGTGCGAAATTAAATCTTCGTATGTGCTACGATGTCTCGCATACGATGCTGACTTGTAATAACTTCGGATACGATTTTTACGATTTTTCCAAAAGAATCGCACCCTTTTCCGCGCATATACATATGGGTGACGCTAAGGGATTGAACGGCGAAGGGTTACAAGTTGGAGACGGAGACATTGATTTTCCGAGGCTCGGCAAAATTTTTGCGAAATACGCTCCAAAAGCTTCCTTCATTCCCGAGATTTGGCAAGGCCATAAAAACGGAGGAGAGGGTTTTTGGATCGGGTTGGAAAGATTAGAAGGTATTTTATGA
- a CDS encoding HisA/HisF-related TIM barrel protein: MGFKKRIIGMIVVLGDQAVQSFGYRRYLPLGKPSVLAENLDRWGADEIIVLSIDRFRSNLGPNIKILQSIAEVVSTPIAYGGGIRNLEDALSAIHAGADRLVLDQIFHFNQDEISKIAEVVGSQAVILSLPVVLRENTLFHLDYLSGKLEILNPETDTFLKRKSVSEIFLVDYENEGKRNSFNESLLEYFKEIQSVIAFGGISEPDQMSRILGKSQVSAVACGNFLNYREHSIQNFKQDLGNLVRKPVYKPYSS, from the coding sequence ATGGGATTTAAAAAAAGAATCATAGGTATGATCGTCGTCTTGGGCGATCAGGCCGTTCAGTCCTTCGGATATCGACGTTATCTTCCTTTGGGAAAACCATCGGTACTTGCGGAGAATTTGGATCGATGGGGAGCCGATGAAATAATCGTCCTCAGCATCGATCGTTTCCGCTCCAATCTAGGACCCAACATAAAAATTTTACAGTCGATTGCGGAAGTTGTTTCAACTCCGATCGCTTACGGAGGAGGAATTCGAAACTTAGAGGACGCACTTTCGGCAATCCACGCAGGCGCTGATCGTCTGGTTCTGGATCAAATCTTTCATTTCAATCAGGATGAAATTTCAAAAATAGCAGAAGTAGTCGGTTCACAGGCAGTCATTCTCAGTTTACCAGTCGTCTTAAGGGAAAATACTCTTTTTCATTTGGACTACTTATCCGGCAAATTAGAAATATTGAATCCAGAGACCGATACGTTCTTAAAAAGAAAATCTGTTTCGGAGATATTTCTCGTGGATTACGAGAATGAAGGAAAAAGAAATTCCTTCAACGAGTCGTTGCTTGAATACTTTAAGGAAATTCAATCCGTCATAGCGTTTGGGGGAATCAGCGAACCGGATCAGATGTCGAGAATATTGGGAAAATCTCAAGTTTCTGCGGTGGCTTGTGGAAATTTCCTAAATTATCGAGAGCATAGCATTCAAAACTTCAAACAAGACTTGGGGAACTTAGTTCGAAAACCCGTCTATAAACCCTATTCTTCATAA
- a CDS encoding sulfotransferase family protein, translating into MIFVSGMFRSGTTFFARLLNKTKEVSFASDPFFAVFKEFRNTLSKEKAHQLDPNAPLEDYYFEESKNVFFHSLQNKSLSELKIPDLAYLKEFTENSSRPYSELLSKRIPEIFAETYGEFLKKGSDLILKSYGSKQVAGFKEVWANEFVPHIIDLFGDQAKIIQIVRDPRAIVVSNFYSEGRYPLLFLGRQWRKLASLSYYYSKKYKNVLNIKYEDLIGSPEKTIRELCSFLEIEFHPSLLDTNDIKDGNNQKWSQNSTFQEKSSEGFNQKSINRWVEKINPTSRKAIEFLTYPEMKLWGYSSFEYSPGEHLNSDILKDEKDKLAKWILPYSEFNFQNEMNKETARLKSLTQEIEPKMQRSYFLYEEVYEACKSTL; encoded by the coding sequence CTTTCGCTTCGGATCCGTTTTTTGCGGTCTTCAAAGAATTTCGCAACACGTTATCGAAGGAAAAAGCTCATCAGCTTGATCCGAATGCCCCTTTGGAAGATTATTATTTTGAGGAAAGCAAAAATGTTTTCTTTCACAGTTTGCAAAATAAATCGCTTTCAGAGCTAAAAATCCCCGATCTTGCTTATTTGAAAGAATTTACAGAAAATTCAAGCAGACCGTATTCGGAACTTCTTTCCAAAAGAATTCCCGAAATATTCGCAGAGACTTACGGTGAATTCTTAAAAAAAGGAAGCGATCTCATTTTAAAATCGTACGGTTCGAAACAAGTCGCAGGATTTAAGGAGGTATGGGCGAACGAATTTGTTCCTCATATCATCGACTTATTCGGGGATCAGGCGAAAATCATTCAAATCGTAAGGGATCCGCGCGCGATTGTAGTATCCAATTTTTATTCCGAAGGTCGTTATCCATTATTATTCTTAGGAAGACAATGGCGTAAGCTCGCTTCCTTATCGTATTACTATTCCAAGAAGTATAAGAATGTTTTGAATATTAAATACGAGGATTTAATCGGTTCTCCAGAAAAAACGATCCGAGAACTTTGTTCGTTTTTAGAAATCGAATTTCATCCTTCTCTCTTGGATACAAACGACATTAAAGACGGAAACAATCAGAAGTGGAGTCAAAATTCGACATTTCAAGAAAAATCTTCTGAAGGCTTTAATCAAAAATCCATCAATCGATGGGTAGAAAAGATAAACCCGACTTCTCGAAAAGCGATTGAATTTCTGACTTATCCGGAAATGAAGCTCTGGGGTTATTCCTCTTTCGAGTATTCTCCAGGTGAGCATCTCAATTCCGATATTTTAAAAGATGAAAAGGATAAACTTGCCAAGTGGATTCTTCCTTATTCGGAATTCAATTTTCAGAATGAAATGAATAAAGAGACGGCTAGACTCAAAAGTCTTACTCAAGAGATAGAACCAAAAATGCAAAGATCTTATTTTCTTTACGAAGAAGTTTACGAAGCGTGTAAGTCCACTTTGTAG
- a CDS encoding CBS domain-containing protein, producing MNIEPFLIKQNSTLREALAKIEENRHGIVFITDDSLQVVGVATDGDIRRQLLAGLNLDSQIINCANKNFVRASEKSTREKLLKQLDSKIRVIPILREDNTLLSFVSRDDLPFQEEEKVYARARSPVRISFGGGGSDLTHFFSSDRGAVINTTISLYSHATLRIREDNKIIIHSRDINSSIEFNDFDSAIQAEGKFRLIQAVIKVAKPDYGFELFIYSDFPMNSGLGGSAVVASAILGCFNQFRRDKWDHHEIAELAFQAERLYLGISGGWQDQYATVFGGFNFIEFQMEQNIVHPLRIARDSLIELEESLLLCDTKTTHDSGNIHDDQRVHMQKEDIKKKVHENVELTYEMRNHLLRGRLLQFGRCLHQAWEIKRGLGNKITNSSLDSIYYGARENGAIGGKLLGAGGGGFFVFYVPPFARNGLMDWLEEKGLGYKPFRFDSEGLQTWMVREKRNHEDSKY from the coding sequence ATGAACATAGAACCATTCTTAATAAAACAAAATTCAACGTTACGCGAAGCTTTAGCAAAAATCGAAGAAAATCGGCACGGTATCGTGTTCATAACCGATGATTCTCTACAAGTAGTCGGCGTTGCTACGGACGGAGATATTCGAAGGCAACTGTTAGCCGGATTGAATTTGGATTCGCAAATCATAAATTGCGCCAATAAAAATTTTGTTCGAGCCTCTGAAAAATCCACGAGAGAAAAGTTATTGAAGCAGCTGGATTCTAAAATACGCGTAATACCGATCTTGCGTGAAGACAATACGTTACTTTCCTTCGTGAGTCGGGATGATCTTCCGTTTCAGGAAGAAGAAAAAGTTTATGCGAGGGCACGCTCTCCTGTTCGAATTAGTTTCGGTGGCGGTGGCTCCGATCTGACGCATTTTTTCAGCAGTGATCGCGGTGCGGTAATAAACACCACTATTTCTCTTTATTCTCATGCGACTTTGCGAATTCGTGAAGACAATAAAATCATCATTCATTCGAGGGATATCAATTCTTCGATCGAGTTTAATGATTTTGATTCGGCAATTCAAGCAGAAGGAAAGTTTCGTTTAATTCAAGCGGTAATCAAAGTTGCAAAGCCCGATTACGGATTTGAGTTATTCATATATTCCGACTTTCCGATGAATTCTGGCTTAGGCGGATCTGCGGTGGTCGCCTCGGCAATTCTCGGATGTTTCAATCAATTTCGAAGAGACAAATGGGATCATCACGAGATCGCCGAATTGGCTTTTCAAGCCGAACGATTGTATCTGGGGATATCCGGTGGGTGGCAGGACCAATACGCTACCGTATTCGGAGGTTTTAATTTTATAGAGTTTCAAATGGAACAAAATATCGTTCATCCATTAAGAATCGCAAGGGATAGTCTAATCGAATTGGAAGAGAGTCTTTTGTTGTGCGATACAAAGACGACGCATGATTCCGGTAATATTCATGACGACCAAAGAGTTCACATGCAAAAAGAGGATATCAAAAAGAAAGTGCATGAGAATGTCGAACTAACATATGAAATGCGTAATCATCTTTTGCGAGGACGGTTACTGCAATTCGGAAGATGTCTTCACCAAGCTTGGGAAATCAAGCGCGGTCTTGGAAATAAGATCACTAATAGTTCGTTAGATTCTATATATTACGGTGCGAGAGAAAATGGTGCGATTGGGGGTAAACTTTTAGGCGCCGGCGGAGGTGGATTTTTTGTCTTTTACGTTCCTCCGTTCGCCCGAAACGGTTTGATGGATTGGTTGGAAGAAAAGGGATTGGGATACAAACCGTTTCGTTTCGATTCCGAAGGTCTGCAGACATGGATGGTTCGTGAAAAAAGAAATCATGAGGACTCAAAATATTAA
- a CDS encoding sugar phosphate nucleotidyltransferase, with product MKIDIPLFILAGGFGTRLQSVVSDVPKPLAPIEKKPFLQYLLERWIEQGVSNFIFLLHHKAELIVQFVQEFQKTSQAAFDFSIVREAVPLGTGGSVANAVRVLGLSTDFFVSNADTWLGPNTIQRMNHLPDCGIGIVKVKNTSRYGSVELRNEKIVKFREKTLSSGSDWINAGIYKLNSKIFENWNGQPFSMESELFPKLIAINGLNAIKLENEFIDIGIPEDYAQFQKWIQSNKDFSL from the coding sequence ATGAAAATAGATATTCCTTTATTCATCTTAGCGGGCGGGTTTGGAACCCGTCTCCAATCCGTAGTTTCTGATGTACCAAAACCCTTGGCACCGATTGAGAAAAAGCCGTTCTTACAATATCTTTTAGAACGTTGGATCGAACAAGGAGTCTCAAATTTTATATTTCTTCTTCATCATAAAGCAGAGTTAATCGTTCAATTTGTCCAGGAATTTCAGAAAACGAGTCAGGCTGCTTTTGATTTTTCCATTGTGAGGGAGGCAGTTCCGTTGGGAACCGGCGGGTCCGTAGCTAATGCCGTTCGTGTGTTAGGATTGAGCACGGATTTTTTCGTATCAAATGCAGATACGTGGTTAGGCCCAAACACAATTCAAAGAATGAATCATTTACCAGACTGCGGTATCGGTATAGTTAAAGTTAAAAATACGTCGCGTTACGGTTCGGTTGAATTAAGAAACGAAAAAATCGTAAAATTCCGAGAGAAAACGCTCAGTTCCGGAAGCGACTGGATCAATGCGGGCATTTATAAATTAAATTCGAAAATTTTTGAAAATTGGAACGGACAACCGTTTTCTATGGAATCAGAGTTGTTTCCCAAACTCATCGCAATCAACGGATTGAATGCGATCAAATTGGAAAACGAATTCATCGATATTGGAATTCCTGAAGACTACGCTCAATTTCAAAAATGGATACAATCCAATAAAGATTTTTCTCTATGA